One window from the genome of Labeo rohita strain BAU-BD-2019 chromosome 10, IGBB_LRoh.1.0, whole genome shotgun sequence encodes:
- the LOC127171789 gene encoding CD209 antigen-like protein A isoform X2 encodes MQHLMFNTNKMNASNYCNMNIPGIHMMNGENEEMIYANTGPVNSLDVRTETEKSFTKSHQTPQHTGSHWMGSSRAVTVCLAVLCVLLLTAVIVLGVKCNKNTEETHQLLNKEERDGLSNNYGWVCHQSSLYFISSELKNWIESRTYCTEKGADLISINSSEEQDFIKKVPGDTGVWIGLSDLNVEDTWKWVDGSRVTFKFWRSGEPNGYTKENCVLSYATGWIDHRCHEAFKWICEKNI; translated from the exons ATGCAGCATCTCATGTTTAATACCAACAAAATGAATGCGTCTAACTACTGCAATATGAACATTCCCGGGATACATATGATgaatggagaaaatgaagagaTGATCTATGCTAACACAGGTCCTGTAAACAGTCTTGATGTCAGGACAGAAACAGAGAAGTCATTCACCAAAAGCCATCAAACACCTCAACACACAG GAAGTCACTGGATGGGAAGCTCCAGAGCAGTTACAGTGTGTTTGGCAGTGCTGTGTGTTCTTCTGCTGACTGCAGTTATAGTGCTGGGagttaaatgcaataaaaacactgaagagACACACCAGCTACTAAACAAAGAAGAGAGAGATGGCTTATCAAATAATT ATGGATGGGTGTGTCATCAGTCCAGTCTTTACTTCATTTCTTCTGAGCTAAAGAACTGGATTGAGAGCAGAACATATTGTACGGAGAAAGGAGCAGATCTGATCAGCATAAACAGCAGCGAGGAACaa GACTTTATTAAAAAGGTTCCTGGTGATACTGGAGTCTGGATTGGTCTGAGTGACTTAAATGTAGAGGACACATGGAAATGGGTTGACGGCAGCAGAGTGACCTTTAA GTTCTGGAGATCTGGAGAACCAAATGGATATACAAAAGAGAACTGTGTTTTGTCTTATGCAACAGGGTGGATTGATCATCGTTGTCATGAAGCATTTAAATGGATCTGTGAGAAGAATATTTAA
- the LOC127171789 gene encoding CD209 antigen-like protein A isoform X1, protein MQHLMFNTNKMNASNYCNMNIPGIHMMNGENEEMIYANTGPVNSLDVRTETEKSFTKSHQTPQHTGSHWMGSSRAVTVCLAVLCVLLLTAVIVLGVKCNKNTEETHQLLNKEERDGLSNNCELIKQRENMDGWVCHQSSLYFISSELKNWIESRTYCTEKGADLISINSSEEQDFIKKVPGDTGVWIGLSDLNVEDTWKWVDGSRVTFKFWRSGEPNGYTKENCVLSYATGWIDHRCHEAFKWICEKNI, encoded by the exons ATGCAGCATCTCATGTTTAATACCAACAAAATGAATGCGTCTAACTACTGCAATATGAACATTCCCGGGATACATATGATgaatggagaaaatgaagagaTGATCTATGCTAACACAGGTCCTGTAAACAGTCTTGATGTCAGGACAGAAACAGAGAAGTCATTCACCAAAAGCCATCAAACACCTCAACACACAG GAAGTCACTGGATGGGAAGCTCCAGAGCAGTTACAGTGTGTTTGGCAGTGCTGTGTGTTCTTCTGCTGACTGCAGTTATAGTGCTGGGagttaaatgcaataaaaacactgaagagACACACCAGCTACTAAACAAAGAAGAGAGAGATGGCTTATCAAATAATTGTGAGCTGATTAAACAAAGAGAGAACATGG ATGGATGGGTGTGTCATCAGTCCAGTCTTTACTTCATTTCTTCTGAGCTAAAGAACTGGATTGAGAGCAGAACATATTGTACGGAGAAAGGAGCAGATCTGATCAGCATAAACAGCAGCGAGGAACaa GACTTTATTAAAAAGGTTCCTGGTGATACTGGAGTCTGGATTGGTCTGAGTGACTTAAATGTAGAGGACACATGGAAATGGGTTGACGGCAGCAGAGTGACCTTTAA GTTCTGGAGATCTGGAGAACCAAATGGATATACAAAAGAGAACTGTGTTTTGTCTTATGCAACAGGGTGGATTGATCATCGTTGTCATGAAGCATTTAAATGGATCTGTGAGAAGAATATTTAA